The DNA segment gtgtggatttcacgtaaaaattgaGGCAAAATATTTGTCAATAAATAAACAAGCGTAGTCATTATTACCTTTGCTGGAAATGAAGAACAGTGCAAGAAATTCCGACCAGTCTCTCACAAAAGTTCACTtacttttgattaaaataacCATAAATGTTTTCTATttgggaggagggggagagaAATATAAGCATTTAAAGATTATTtggattttaatttatttattaaaaagaatttacaaaaatgtacatcAATAAAGTAATGGGTATGGTCTTCATACCTCTTCTACACCAACTGGAAAAAATTTGACGCGACATTACATCTGGGTGAAAATCACTTATAATGGTAACATGATTCGATTGACCAAATAAGTAAAGAGTTTCTCAATTGTtatagagcttcttttcaaattACGAAACGCCCACATGGAGAGGTAGTGTTGGACGTGATGAATCCTGATTCTTTTCATTTGTTTTGTAAAGGTGAGAGAAACTACTCACTTTACAGAGAAAATGAGAGGGATGTTTTCAAAGGGATAATTAATAAAGGAGAATACTACAAGTAGAGCACTGAAAACAAAGATTCTTGGAAGGGCAATGATATATTGGATTCGCTGGGATatctcttttcaaaattcaaatattatAACCGTATAGCATCCAAAATTCTCCTCCGCCGATTGGATCATACATTTGAATGATGATTACATTACACTCCCAAAATACTAAAAAGGTAAGTGTCATGATTCATTATAATTTAAGTCTAATATATTGGAATGAGACAGGAATTCTGCTAATACAATCATTGTCATTTTGAATTGAAATAGGCTAAAGACTGCGTAAAGGTAATTATCCAGTTCATTACAAATAAAGTAAATTGACTTTAAGAGTTTCCAGTTACTGAGTGTCTAACAAAACGTTGAGGTTATTTTGGGACATGAGAGTCATGACGTATCTATTAGAGTCTTTATGTTTGTGATGAAAGTCGCGATACACGAATCTTGATTCGTTACATTGAAGATTTCTGGTCAGAATTGAGGTGATCAAGAAAAACGAAAGGTCTcgattcttcaatttttcactgattttgtgCATTTGGTAAAGAGaatactgagaaaaatttcgtGCAATAACATGCATTGATATTTCATTATGTAAGGAAATAGCATATTTTGAAggttgcaattaagatacgtGTGTTGCGACTTTCACCACTTACATGATGATGATGGTTTCAATTACATTGTAACATGAACCTTTTACTGAGATCTGACAAATTTCAGCACGCATTTGAAATACAAGTACGTTGCTGCATTCATACTTCATGTTGTGCTCACTTTCCACTGTCCAGGTTAATGCCGTATTTGgttttcactttttcaatttcttctttcttcttgtCAACATCTACCTTCTTAAAAGCTTTGTTTGATTGATAATACAGGACTACAAGGTATCGATTGCAGACATTGAAACCAGATAAGTGATCACAAGCATTCTTCGCATCAAAGATATCTTCATACACGACGAACGCTGTCCCCCTTGTGTCCGGGGTCGATCCCACTCGGATTTGTCGAATGGCTCCATACTTTCCAAAAATATCATACATTTCTTCCGCAGTAATTTTGTAAGGTAGATTCCTGATGTACAAAACTCTATTTACCTCTGGTGGAAGTCGAACACTGGCTCTTCTTTGCATCATCGCCATCTTGACAAAATGTGTTGAGGATGAAATTAGTGTGGAAAATCGAACAATCAAAACTGAGCACAATTTTAAGGTCTAATAGAAAAACTATTGTCGACTTTTAATTATTAAACACTTCCACTGagcgaaaaaaatattgatattccCAAAATTTAAATTCTAGTTGTGTTTGTGTTTGTATTTTTTAGGTTTGAGAGGTTAGGACCGATGCTTTTGGTGAACGCTGTCTTTCCGGCATTCCGTTTGTGTCTGATGCCAAATTGCTGCACaaatattttagaattttttgtttattttctctctgaatatTTCAGTTCGTGTGGTTCGTGTGAGTTATCGAAATAGCTCAAAATTACGGCGCTCAACTACTTAACTTTCTCACAGTTAGTGTTTCCTTATTTAAGTGTTTTAATTGTTTCCTATTCGCTCAATTGTGTGTTTTACGTGAACCCGAAAATAGCTGACATGTCCGTGCGTAGAAAGTGCCGTTATCCACACATCATACCTAAGAGCCATTGACCACTTTCCACTGAATGATTCATGAAAAGATCTACTGAAAACACCGTGAATCTCCATTGACAGGAATTGAAATCATGAAAGAAATGGTGAAAGGAAAAAAGGGAATGAAAAACGGCTCCAAACCGACGAAAGCATCAAAGACTTTGTCTGAAGATGAAGGAGATCATCCGAAGAAAATACAGTCCTCTGTAGATGACCAAAACACAGCAGCTGAGGTTCCAAATAATGTTCACAAGACCAAGGTAATAACATGAATTGTAAATCTGTCCAACCAATTATCATTAAGTCTATTAATAATGCCCCTATTATTTGCATGCAACATTCCAAGCCCAGAAGTATGGAAGGAGGTGAATATTTGCCGCAGAACACCTTTATGCTGGGGACATCATAGTAGCTGCGTTTTTACAAACGTTTCAAGATAGGTCAAATCCAAATTTTGCTATCTGAATCTGTAACTATGTATGGAAAGCCTTAGTTTGAACACAGTCATAACATGTATACTTAGGAGCACGTTTCAgattacttttcctcttttgctGTCGGGAATTCCCTATCCTGCCGCTACAGCAAAGAAGTAGGTAAGAGTAATCTGTAATGGATTCTATTCAACTTGATATGGGTTGGATACGATCCCGATCAAGACGCTTATTCTGAAAGCAAATCTAAGGTGAAACCAGGCTtcgaacttcgcgatttggccaccatgttgcgctgctcagaatagcagTAGATATATATTTgctaaattaataaaaaccgcAATTCAtattcaagattggggatccaAGGGACATAGCAACGTACTTGAGGAATACTCAGTAACAAAATCTTcttaaaattcccaaaagtaaAGTTGTAACTATGGGGGAAAGTAATTCCCATCAAGGCAataggagagagagagagagacagaacatgaggtATTCGGTTGCTCCCTTGGCCAATgccgctgagctgaaagtttcagccgtactttctctaTGCTTGTAATTCTGATTGCCAATATTTTtagctcaaaaaatcaagcaaaaaataatctataccCTGtagatctgctttttgtaatttgaacaatattatttcagtaatggtcaaaggaaagtgaaattcttagtggtggcgctatctctaatcttgaattatccccaGTGGAACTCTGGATTCTCCTTAAGTGAAATCTCCTCCAGGCGTGCTTAAATGCTTGATCACATATTGGAGCTTgcacttgaaaatgtgaaaaggaCCCTGATTCCGTgcaaaaacccaaaaaatagGGATAGGAGGTAAACTTTTTTGGGAGACAATGTTGCGTGCTTTTGTATCAGTCCGCATAATGATCAGCTATACTAGTAAATTGCCACGGGCAACCTTAACAATTCGATTTTGCAGGAAATTTCCAATTGTTCGTAGAGAGAGGAACGCTGGTTGGTTAATTCTGATCGATCTGAGTCTTATCTCTTGCCTCCACTTCTGATGAATTTATCGTTCCAAAATTGGGGAAAGACTTGAAGATTTCTCTGCTATTGGCAGTTTTAGGACCTTTCCAATATCCTCTGACTGGATGAAATTTAATTGAAGGTTGCAGGAAGATAATGCAAAGTGTTTAAGGACCCTGAGAAGTGGAAGATCCTATGACCCTGTTTTTATCGTCTTTCCACAACTTACGATTTTTTTACGTGTTCAGTAAAAACAAGGCAATAAATCTTAAGAAATTACGCGATTTTTATCGCACAATCAGTATCGCAGGAAATGCGCGATTTTTTCATACTTAattaaattaagaaattaaGAATCTATGCAAAAATCACCTCAGTATTGCGGGAAACATGCAAGTTTTTCAGCGGTTTTGTAAGAACACAAGAAATcagaagcgagcaactattcgaactccggagtaggtatgtggtatcacgcgaaattgaaggagatttatAGCTTTTCTCCCATTAGACTTTACATTAAAACGCTCATGAAACAGATGATCGCATCTGAGTATATTAAATTCGCGTATATTCCGCgattgagggaaaattttgggtCTTTAATGTTCTTCATCAACCGCTGTAAAATTTGCGTGTACGCCGCGATGTCGAGGCAAATGATGTGTAATTTTTAATCATATTATAGAACTCCTGAAACACCCTCGTTTTTGCCGCGATATTGCGGTGGTTCTCGCGAATTTCTCATTGTTCTTGCAAAATTGATACTGAGATGGAAAGTGCGTAATTTCTTAGGACTTAGGAATCTGTTGGAAATATCGCGTGTTTCTCGCGATATCGAGATGAAAATCGCGCAATTTCCCACTCTCTAACAGTCGGAATTGAAgcgtgcaactattcgaactccggagtaggtatgtggtatcacgcgaaattgaaggagatttttagattttctccGATCTGACTTTACGATGCAACCTACAAAACCTCTGGATCCAGGgctggatttagggggtggccacatgggccgcggcccatggcggcaaatttagggggcggcaaattttccagttgttttaaatgtagctataaagaaaattcggaatcggagaaaaaaattacaaacaaaaggTAAGAAAATCTCTAATTACCTGAGAGTGtatctctaattttttcgtctttctgtgatacagtagacagcacctttaattagtcgagttaagactaagagagaaaccgaacacggaatttggtctggaacggcgcggcgcagagagcaatgatgacgagaacttgagatgcaACGGAGaaacccgcggcgcggcgtggcggtc comes from the Bemisia tabaci chromosome 7, PGI_BMITA_v3 genome and includes:
- the Sf3b6 gene encoding splicing factor 3B subunit 6 gives rise to the protein MAMMQRRASVRLPPEVNRVLYIRNLPYKITAEEMYDIFGKYGAIRQIRVGSTPDTRGTAFVVYEDIFDAKNACDHLSGFNVCNRYLVVLYYQSNKAFKKVDVDKKKEEIEKVKTKYGINLDSGK